The sequence below is a genomic window from Lolium perenne isolate Kyuss_39 chromosome 7, Kyuss_2.0, whole genome shotgun sequence.
TTGTGCTGCTGCAATGCACAGCTAGTATTCAGATACAGGTGTAGCAGGGAAGTGCGGAGTAACAGTACACAATTCAGATAGCTGGAAGCCAAATTGATTCACGTTATATCATCAGGTAACTAATATTATATCATGGATGCAGTTTAAGATAGAAGACTGATGTATCGACGAACCAACCTGGCATCTGCAAGGTATGCAGTGAGCCAATACATATTAACATAATATAGTTGGACAAAGTTAAGGCTGCCAATTTATACCTGATCTCAAATGCACGAATAGGTGTTGGCAAGTACAATGAAGAGGAAAAAACCAAATGCAATACATGACAAACTGAACCGAATTTGTATTGGTAAGAGCAGGGGAGCAATCTTGAGCAGGCCGAAAAGACCAGTCAGGCATAGTACCTTTGTTTGTGATGAACCACTTCCTTGTAGAATGATTATATTTGGCCCTGCATAAGATGGCAATGCATACATTTCAGAGCTGAAGTGAAAGAAATATGGCCTAATACTCTAATGCCTGAACTTGAtttattttcacgacaaaagtaaATCACAAAAGGTCAAATAAACTTTGCAAGTGCAGGTGCGCAGGGTATTTTTCAGATGAAAGAAAGTTCATTAGCAGTTGCTCACTGCAATTTCCAGATGAAAGAAAAGTGAGCACATCGGCGCTGACCTTCTGCCAGTCGTCGGCAAAGCTGTATACGTGCACCTCATCGACGCAGGTCTTGGTGGGCACAGACGCTGCGGCAAGCACCAGGCGCGGTTGACCTTGACCTGTTGCGGCGCCGAGCGGAAGATGGACACGGAGGACAGCGGGAAGGCGCCGCCCTCGACGGTGGCCGCCGCTGCCAGAGGCGGAGGAAGCAGAAGGACGGCGTCCAGAAGCATGAGGTGGTTGGGGGAGTCATCTTCCTGGTATCGAGGACGAGCCGACAGGAGCCACTGGGAACTCCAGTGGGTGGGAGATAACGAGGGATGGTGTTGGCTGCTGATGTGTTTTAATTGAGGTCTTGTTTGCAAAACAGCGCAGCCTAACAGTGGGTCTCATTCAGCGCCACGTCGTCCAATACAGCGCTACGCTAGGAACGGTGACCGTGTGTGAAGCTCCATCGCGTATTTAATGACCGTAAATTTGTATTTTCATAGTACGATGACCAAACTGATTTTGCTCGACAAGTTTGATGACCGCTGATGAATTTAACTCTTCTCTCAAATTTTGTACGGAGTATACTGCTCCGGAGTCCTGCGTGTTCAGACAGGCTGTGCGTTTCATCGCCATCATCCAAACCCTCCTGTGTCTCGGAGCTCCGTCAGTTTCGGCGAAAACGCAAAGCCTCCAGATCTCCCGGTACGCGCCGAAGCTCCCTCCTCCCATGGCTCTCTTTGCCTGATCCAACCACGACCGAGAACCGCATTAACCTTGCGCGGGCGCCCTCTCTTTGCCTCTTGGACCAGGATCTGTCCCGTGCCCGGCGCGAATCGCGCGGAGATGGACGTCGGCGGCGCCGACCTGAGGAGCAGCATCAAGAAGTGGAAGATCATCTACCCGGTCTACCTCAACTCCAAGAAGACGGTGGCCGAGGGCCGCCGCATCGCCGCCGCCAAGGCATGCCCCGACCCCACCTGCATCGAGATCGCCGACAGCTGCGCCTTCCTCAAGATCCCCCGCGCGATTGAGGTACCCGTATCTTTTCCCCCTTTATTTTCGTTGAAAATTCTGCCGTCGGGGATTCTCTTTGCTCTTCCGTAGATTTGTTATTCATGCGTCGATGATGTTTGGACTGCTTATGGCGCGTATATGCAGTTGGATAAGGCGTATCCGCGAGATTTCTTCCAGGTGGGGAGGGTGAGGGTGCAGCTCACCAATGATGACGGCTCCCCAGTCAATCCAGCAATCAGAACGAGTAAGCCCTAAAAACTACTGACTTCATCCTGGAAGACCCCTTGGTTTTCATCTTTAAGCATTGTTTGATAAAGTAGAAGCTATGCACTGTGAATAAAGTGTAAGGTCATCTTATTCTATAGTATAAAATTTATACCGTTTCAAGCTATCCCAAATCCTGTTAGTGCAGCTAGTAGAGCTGTCAGGAATAGATATCTGCTAGGTCAATGGTTTGATTACTTCTGCAAAATCCTAAAGATGATACTACTTTTGCTCTTGATACAACACACACTGTCGATTCCATAATTTGGTCCATTGAAATTTTTGTTGAATTCTTTTCAAGGTTTTGCGAGAACACTATTCTCATAGTAAGTCGACAGTTTGAATTTCCAGATTTTGGCGCACAGCAATGTGCTTGGTAAGAAAAAAAGTTACATGACATAACAATAAGTAGTCTATTTTCAGTGTTGCCCTCTTCTTTATTTCACCAGACCATTTTCGCTTGATTATTTTGATCTGCTCTTAGTTAAACATCACCTATACCTCCAAATGCATGAACAATCTTATCCCTGAATCACATGCCTGTATGACCAATTCATCTCAACATCCTGACGCCTATATATGCTTGATCGATCAACAAATAACAACATATAAGTATTACAAATATTAATTATGAAGGGTTAATTTGATATGAGAAAGTGAGGTTGCAAATATAGGAAAATAAGTATAGTAGCCGTAGAATGATGCATACTAGGTGAGATAGGAATAAATAAGAAATTATTTTGAAATGAAATTGATAATGCTAACATATTCTGACATAATACTGGTTAAACAAAGTTACTTATCCATTATTGCACTGTGAAGTCAAATTTAAGATCTTTTCTGACTATGCACTTCACATTTTCCCAATCAGTGTGGTCTTATTATGTCTGCAACAAGGTTCTGTGAACCTGGAAACAACCATTCTGGACTTGTAGCATTATGGTGCACATATATGAAAAAAAATGGAAAGGCTGCAGCTTGGCTTGTTTTGGTCTGTACAATAATTCTTGTGAGGCCTTGTTTGGCATAGCAAGGTAAGGTTAACTAAAAAGTAGAAACTACTTTGATGTGTTCCCCTGTAAGTTAGTTGGTTAAACAGTAAATTAGATTAAGAAAACTGTTTTCCTTTTGCAAATGTGTATGGTTTGCTTATGCAAAACTGGATTTTTTTCTGGTAAATAAGCTTTGGAGCAGTGAATAAAGAAATGCATAAATAGAGGAAATAAGACTATGCTTGTGAAGGATCTGAGAGAAGGGTTTATAGAACCCTATATCTGACACCAGAAAAGGACGTATAAGGATCTGCTGTAGTCCTGGAGCTTCAACCACAACATTGGCAAACAAAATATTCCCTATGCTTGATAATACCTTTTCAGGAAATAAAGTATTCTTAGCATGGATTGCCAGGCATGTTTGTCATGATTGTTTGATTTCCTGTTTGTAGTTTGGTATTTTTAGCCGATTCTCTGCTACTTTGAACTATGTCATTATGTAGCTTAGATGCAATGAATAAAGAAAAAGAATGTGGCAATCTACGGATGGGAATGGGACTCTCTTAACGAAACCTCCCTATGTCCATTACGGTGCAAATAGATTCTTCTCTGATTGAATGTCTTATGGCATCAAAGGGCTAGGGGGCAAAGTGTGTTGCCTTATGTGGATCATGTACTTCCTGGGTTTTGCTTGGTAGTATTGTCAAATCTGGTCAATGATGCTTGTATTTTGTTCATCTTGTTATAGACAATTATGCAGCACAAGTATGTAGTTATCATCAGCTATCCTTGATGCTATATAATATGGCTAGATTGATTATACCATCTCTGTGTAACTATGTTGGACAATGCATAATCGTGCTGAATCTTTCCTAAGTAGAGTTGATGCATGATAGTTAAACGTTGGCTTTCTTTTTCCTCAAAATTTAACTTGTTTTCAAAGTCAACGAAAATTTCAGTCACATAGCTCTTAATGTGGTTAAAATTGTCTAATAGGATAAACTTAGCTGTATCAACCTGAATCTTGCTCCTGTAAGTTTTGCCTTTTATAATTTTGTAGATTTTTTGATGCCAGTTAAATTGCCCTGTTGTTCCTCACAACTGTGTGTGCATGTATGCGCAGTGTTAGTACATAAACCTTTTATCTGTTGATTTGTAGTGTCTTAAGTCATTTGGAGACGTCTTTTGCTAAATTTCTCAGAGGATTTAAGGGGCAATTACAATGTTGCTTAGTGCCATTATGCTACTGAAATTTGATGCTGTCTTTTAAACTTTCCTAGGGCATATTTTTCCTTTTTGTTTAGAGTAAAGCATGACTTACAGCTGCTGATACTTTGAGAAAACAATGTGACCACTGATCTGCAGACAGATTTCTTGTACTTTGTGTCACTGTGATGCTGAAGTTAACAGTATTCCTAATCCTAGTTATGTCTAATCTCAGATTTTTCTATGTCTGACAATCCTTGAAGTCCTTAAaccttgaacatgttttgtgtaaCCTACTGACACCAGTCCTTTTGCATTTCAGAGAAGCAGTTAATGATCCAAATAGCAGAGCTGGTCCCCAAGCATCATGGGAGGACTAAGAAGCAGGAACCAGCGGCTGGTCCGTCAGTAGTATCTAgtaacaacaagaagaagaacaagaacaagaagtgATGGAAGCAGCATCTCATGTTGTTTTCTTCTGTTCATAGAAAATTCATTTAAAAATTCGCCCGAGAGAGTTCTCAGTTCTCTGTCTGCTATGACGTCTGAATAACTTGAGTTGTTGGGGTTCTGAATTTCTCATCCATTTGGCAACTTCTGTAACCGTCAGGAGCAGCCTACTGTTGTTTGGGCAGAGGCAGTCGAGCAGATGGTTTCAGTTTGGTAGAACTTCATTTGCAAATCTAATAGAG
It includes:
- the LOC127313817 gene encoding signal recognition particle 19 kDa protein isoform X1, with protein sequence MTADEFNSSLKFCTEYTAPESCVFRQAVRFIAIIQTLLCLGAPSVSAKTQSLQISRICPVPGANRAEMDVGGADLRSSIKKWKIIYPVYLNSKKTVAEGRRIAAAKACPDPTCIEIADSCAFLKIPRAIELDKAYPRDFFQVGRVRVQLTNDDGSPVNPAIRTKKQLMIQIAELVPKHHGRTKKQEPAAGPSVVSSNNKKKNKNKK
- the LOC127313817 gene encoding signal recognition particle 19 kDa protein isoform X2, which produces MDVGGADLRSSIKKWKIIYPVYLNSKKTVAEGRRIAAAKACPDPTCIEIADSCAFLKIPRAIELDKAYPRDFFQVGRVRVQLTNDDGSPVNPAIRTKKQLMIQIAELVPKHHGRTKKQEPAAGPSVVSSNNKKKNKNKK